TCCCAGCGGGAACATCGGCGCCAACGGAGTCGCCATCTTTGAGTCGGTGAGAGCCTCAGAATCATCCAGTCCTGATGGCGGCCTGGTCGGCTGTTCTTGTGGTTCTGGTGTCAGTGACCCGATCCACTGGGTCTGGGTTTAACAAGCACATTTCAAGATCTCACTTCGTAGAAGGTTGTTCAAGATGTCAGTTGGGTCcagttttttcatttgattgaaAAAATCAGTCATTTGAATTTTTCTCTCAGACTGCAACAACTTCctccataataataataataacaattcttattattattattatcatccatccatccatccatcttcttccgctttatccgaggtcgggtcgcggggtcagcagcttcagaagggaggccaaGACTTCCCTCCCCGGcctcttgttccagctcctccgggggaatcccgaggcgttcccaggccagcagaggaacatcgtccctccagcgtgtcctgggttttcccctcctcccggtgggacctgaactcctcaccagggaggcgtccaggaggcatcctgaccagatgcagATGatgctcctctcgatgtgaaggagcagcagctctactctgagttcCTCcgggatgactgagcttctctctctaagggagagcccagacaccttatggagaaaacccatttcggccgcttgtatccgcgatctggttctttcggtcatgacccaaagctcatgaccatagatgagggtgggaacgtagatcgaccggtaaatcgagagcttcgctttttggctcagctctctcttcaccacgacggaccggtacaacGCGGCTTGACGGCAgatgctgcgccaatccgcctgtcgatctcccgctcccttcttccctcattcgtgaacaagatcccgagatacttgaactcctccacttggggcaggacaccccgacccggagaaggcactctgcccttttccggctcaagaccatgatggcctcggatttggaggcactgatcctcatcccggccgcttcacactcggctgcgaaccgctccagtgagagctgcagatcatgatctgatgaagccaaaaggaccacatcatccgcaaaaagcagagatgagatcctaaggccaccaaaacggatcccctcaacaccttggctgcgcctagaaattctgtccatgaaagtgatgaacagaatcggtgacaaagggcagccctggcggagtccaacccTCACTGGAAACGAGCCCCACTTACTGCCAGCAATGGGGACCAggctctgacaccggtcatacagggacctgacagcccgtatcagtATCTCCATGgtctctccaaactcctcccaggtccgagtttttgcctcagcaaccacctgagccgcttcgcccgccggtacccatcagctgcttctggagtcTCACAGGTCAAAAAGGTTCGATaggaaggtgtccaccaacgggttagAGGGTTGCTGCCgtgacaggcaccgacaaccttgtgGCCATGGCTCCGATAAGCTGCCACAACCGAACCTGTGTGCGTCCCACAGGTGCACGGAACCGCCCCGGACATCGCGGGCCTGGACCTGGCCAACCCGACCGCCCTGCTGCTCAGTGGCGTCATGATGCTGCGCCACATGGGGCTTCACCAATACGCCGCCAAGATCCAGACGGCGTGCTTTGATACCATCAAGGAGAAGAAGGTGAGGCGGTTCTGATCGGTTCTGCAGCCGCTGGTCATAATGATTTGATGTGCATCAGATTTAATCATGCTAAATGATTGGTGCTGTCGCCGTGGTAACAAGTGCTGCTACTGTTCCAGGTGCTGACCAAGGACTTGGGAGGAAACTCCAAGTGCTCCGAGTTCACCACTGAAATCTGCCGTCGAGTTCAGAACCTGGACTGAAACCAGAGTGCAAAGGGCGGGGCTCCGTggcccctcctcctctctgagGGGGCGGGGTTCCGTGGCCCCTcctccgagggggcggggctttgtGTCCAAAACATTCACATCTAGCATGACGCACAAATGAAACCTGACCATGAATGAGACTCAACCAAATATCATCTGATCGATGACATCATCTGATCGATGACATCAGCTCGTCTCTGTTGCTTAGTAACAGTTTTTTAACGTTAGTTCTGCGTCAGCGCAGGTCAAGtgtcttatttattgtttctacttcctgttctGTTCACTTTCTGCCTGCAGAACCACAAATATAAACGGTTCATTAAGAGTCTGGTGTGTTTAATGTCCGTCCTCTTCAtcgcttcctcttcctccctgaACAGCCTCAGCTGTGCTCGGTACGGacggttctgattggctgcctagaGTCTGGTTAATGCCTTATTTGTAATTAATATAGGAAATTTAACACAAACTGATTATAAgtcaataaatattaatgaatgttTCATCCAGTTATGTATTATTTAGATAATTGATTTATGTGCATTGAatcaatatttacatatttatttccactgtttctttttatctgaGTGAAAAACGTGAATCATCTTCTGATCCATCTCTGTCCTGGAGCTTCTTACATTTGGAGAGCCAACACAAATAACTACATTCAATCATTAATTAAATgataaccctaaccctacctcCTCATCTCTAGGGACCAAGTAGCATAATGACGTCACAAGCCCCGCCCCTTGGAGTGTGGCAGCTAAAATTATTTCCTGTTGATGTTGCAGGAACcatgaaataattaattatgCATTTAATTATCTGTCTGCTTCATATTTGGTTATTGTGTCACGTTTTTAACATGCATACAGTTACACTTGACTTGCATTCACTGACATAACTTTGAATTTTAATGATGCTATGACCAGTGGTGGAGAAAATACTCAAAGTATTAAAAGTGAAAGTAGTGGCTGGATGTATCACCTAGTCGCTAATTCAATACCATTCAGTTTACCTActtaattttaatacatttaatgataaaacatgtttttattgtgtttagaTTTAGACTTGTGATTCTGTGCATCAGAATTTCAGGGATGACCTGCTGAGTTAAATGTAAgacaaaatgagagaaattattaaacctttgaaatgtttcatttaacataaaataaacacattcaagAGAAAGTTGTTTCCCTGAAAAATGGACTTTAAACAGACCTAACAAGTGTTGAGCTACTTGGAAACATCCGGTCTCCTGTCCTATCATAGCATGAACTTCACTTTTTGGCTTaaggcatttattttgaaagaaatccagCAGGAAAAGAAGGTGGGGCGGGAAAACATCCcactgaggaagaggagtcAAACTTGGGACAGCTGCACAGTGGTGCTGCAGACCACCTAACCCGAGTCCGAGACCGGCGCCccgcgctacatgacacaataaaatgtgaaatatgattaaaatgGCTTCttaaattgatctgaaagatccacataaAAACACTTGGAGCTGAAGTAAATAACATCATTATCAATTcaaactctttgttctgctttggtTCCATCTTTGTGCCACAATCCGCAGAGGTCTTGTGCCGTCCCTAACAagataacgccctgggcggttgcccatatcgcccatgtcagaaaccacaactgtctgctgCATTAAACAGCAATTAAGACACCTGATGGTAAACTATGAGCACTGACCAAGGAGCAACAAGCACAAGGCGACCCGACCGTCCTCCCGCTGTAACATCTGCCACCATGACAGGTGAGCATGCTCTGTTGctcttcttgtgttttatttattcgtGTAACAGAGTTACAAATGtgctttattatttctaattcaTGTTCTATCGAGTATTTGtgaattttgtctcatttagttatttttctttgctgttttgttatttctgcCTTTCGGCACTCTGCCTTGTTTGTGCCTCCTGGGCTCCGGTAGTTCTTCCGGCCCTCGCAGTTTCCCGCCTCCCCTCTTGGTGGCGCTGCTGAGGGCGAGTCAAGGCGAAGTTGCTGCTGcgatttaatgtttgttttctgtgtggaAGTAGTGGTTGTTCATGTCGAGGTCTCTGGCACATTTTGTTAATTATTGTTTGTTGGTGTGGTGTGTAGCAGCTGTGAGCTATTTTCGCCGTTATTGTGGGTTTATTGGCAAAGGTGTAACTTTGTGTAGCAAGTTGGTGGGAACGAACAGGAGCGGAGGGCGGGGGGGGGATCAGGGTGCTGATGCACCACAGTCACTGGAAGGCCTTTTCTTTTCTAGTGCTAAGAATGAAGCCAAAACTTACATGTGAATGCCAGGCAGTCTTATTCAGTAAATTATGATATGATGTGActttaatatagcaaataataaagactCTAAACCTTTTCTGGGTCTGGTTGGGGCAGTTGGTGAATAGAGTGACCATCAATATTACTGgattctataaaatgtggcttaaagctgagatgctgatgtttggatatgtaaaatatattttctctccgctaataaatctatagtttggtttctgtcagttctagAAACAAGTGAATTTCTCTTTataatggcaaaaaaaattaattttacttaataggagccatgatttaaaatttaacaaactttaGCTCAttatgctttatgaaatatttcataaagatcaatcatcctatttttttttttttttttctccgaagagtttttgcggcgctagtggctcgtattttttctacaataggcagacaggaaggagggtgaagagagggggaagacatgcggcaaaggtcgtcaggaccgggagtcgaacccgcaacgtccgcgtcgaggactaaggcctccaaacgtggggcgtgctaacccgctgcgccaccacagcacgcccctcaATCATCCTATTTGATCTGAATATTGCCACGTTCTACgaacaaatgatgcaatttgtccagggaaaaatgtagaaaaacgggtgattgtataattttttttctcagtctgtCAGCTTTACTTCACTTGTTGCCATGGCGACCAATAAACAACAGCCCCAGGAGCGcagagcaaagattacgttcaAGTGCATCAGGAATTAATActaaaaaaccccacaaaaacatttcccacacaaaaacGTGCGTACAAAcaccaaacagaacattttgtctgttgcagatttatgtttttgaatttccaTTTTGTGATCATTAGGAAGTGATCCTCTGAACACtcgcggtggttgattagctaactTAAACACCTGCACTtccttatttttgtgttaaatgaacagaaatactCCGACTGAAGGTGATAAAAGTTAAGCTAGCATAACTAACATACTCTCcactttctttatatatatatttttaattaaagctttttactgacctgtgaaatgtgatcCCCTTAGACCTTGTTATCTTGCTATCATAGTGCTGACAATATCAAAACTTTGCGTCCTTTTCTCAGGTTCTTTGCTTGATTGTGTCATTTCTCCACCACCGATATTCAGATTCTATGTAAAGCAAATGGTCCAGTCAAACAGTCTGGCTAAATGATTTCCACAAACACATCGGTAGGACGCGTTACGTTcgctgattaaataaatatcaatatatatatttaaatagaataataatagcTGTTGCAGAGTACCAGAGCatcacaagaacaaagaacggctctcagtgaggctccagGCCCGTCGTTAATAGTAAAGAGCCGGTCAGAAGAATCGAAACGTTCATGAATGTCACATCACTGTATTGATAACTTTGGTCACAGCGTTGTCCCATATATGCAACATATCAGTCAACACCTCCGCACAATAATTCAGGGTAGTGAGCAACGACGTTTTTCCATAGCAAATGCAATTTGTCCCTGAAAAGTTAGCTTTGCTAACATCACTTCCACAGAGCTTAcctttctttgagcttcttttctaaGTGACAATAAAAGCTAGACGTAGTCCCCACCGTCTGTCACCATATCTGTTGATTTATGTAACGAATTCTGTTATTGATGATTAGACAGAGATCTTCTCCCagtcagaggaaaccactgcgcatgtctcgGAGCTCCGCGTGCGAGTGAAAGGAGGAGACGATGGCTAACAGACACGTGTAATTAGTGGGTCACGTTGTTGCAGCGCCACGTtaagtccctgaacttcacaTTTAACGAACAAATCAAAAGCGCGCAATGCGACCTGGATGTAATGAGTAACGCAACAgctttatagaaatgtagtgaagtagaaaatACAGATACTTGCTAtaaaatatagtgaagtaaaagtcgAAAGTATCCACAATtaaatgtacttaagtacagatacatgaaaattgtacttaagtacaagtaCATTACTGTAATTGTTCTTTACTGTAGTGTAAAGAACAATTTTCTTCATGGTTTCATTAATGATtgaattatgtatttattcataaaattttGTCCCGTTTGGCCCTCCATACAAAAAACCTAGCTGGCAAAGTCTTTCAGTCCGTCCGCTAGGGGGCGGCGCGGCGCGGCGCATCTTCACCAGCTGTTAAAGCAGAAgaagcaggaacaggaagtggttgtCACCTCCACCTTGAAAGCAAAGCTGAGGCTCGGACCCGGACGGACCCTGCGGTTCCGGCTACAGCATCATGGACGTGGAGGATGAGAGCATCCTGGTGTCCGTCTTCAAGGACAGCTTCCCGGACAGCTGGAGGGACAACCCGGACTTCTCGGCCTACCTGTCCGAGCTCAGCGCCTGCGGCCTGGATAAGCTGGGCCGGGAGCCGGAGCGGCTGGCCGAGGAGCGGAACCAGATCCTGCAGCAGACCCGGGAGCTGGCCTTCTCCAACTACCAGACCTTCATCCGAACCGCGGACTGCACCGAGCACATCTACCGGGACTTCGGCCGGGTGGAGGGCAGCGTGTCCCGGCTGCTGGACAAGCTGCCCCGGTTCGGAGAGAGGTGCAGGTTGGTATCGGTCCGGGTGGAGGCCGATCCACTGTTTGTTATTTTAGACCCAGTCTTGGTTCTGTACATCCTATAATCTGTGAGAACACTAAATATGTTGACCAGGTTTACTGCGGTCCCGTTCCAGAGACGGAACCACTCAACGCCTGAATTTATATCCTCCTTTATGTCCATCGGTGGAAATGGACCGATGGACAATCACCAGGCAGACTGATTTATAAAGTTCAGAATGACCTGGATCTGAAACATCCAGGTGATCCGAGGGGCAGCAGCGCTTCCGGGTTAGGAACCTTCCAGACTGACCAGTGTTTCCTCAGGACTTTCATGACGGAAGCGGAGGAGATCGCTGTCAGCCGGCGGATGAACAGCCTGACTCTGAACCGGCACACGGAGATCCTGGAGATCCTGGAGATCCCGCAGCTGATGGACACCTGCGTCCGCAACGGCTACTACGAGGAGGCGCTGGAGCTGGCCGCCTACGTCCGCCGGCTGGAGAGGAAGCACGCCGCACTACCTGTGATCCAGGTGAGAGTGGGCTGTGGACGGCAGGCCTGCTGGAGGCCAGCAGCTTGATGTTACGGTGTCTCCTGCAGGACATCGTGTGGGACGTGCGGCAGGCGGCGCAGCTGATGCTCAACCagttgctgcagcagctgcgCTCTAACGCCCAGCTGCCCGTGTGCCTGCGCGTGATTGGCTACCTTCGGCGGATGGACGTGTTCACAGAGGCGGAGCTCCGAGTGAAGTTCCTGCAGGCGCGCGGCGGCTGGCTGAGCTCCGTGCTGGACGCCGTCCCCGATGACGATCCTTATGTTCACATCACCAAGACGGTGGAGGCGTGCCGGGTCCACCTGTTCGACATCATCACACAGTACCGCGCCATCTTCTCTGACGACGACCCGCTGGCGGGTCCCCCGGGCGAGGCGGCCATCTTCCACGGCTGGGTGGCGCAGAGGGTGGCGGAGTTCCTGGTGACGCTGCAGAGGGACCTGAGGCGCGGCGTGGGCCCCCGGCTGGACTCGCTGCTGGGCCAGTGCATGTACTTCGGCCTGTCCTTCAGCAGGGTGGGGGCCGACTTCCGGGGCCAGCTAGCGCCGCTgttccagcaggtggcgctggaGGCCTTCCAGGCGGCGCTGCAAGAGGCTGCGGACCGCTTCCAGGAGGACATGAACCGCTACACGCTGGTGGCCCTGCCAGTGGCGCTGGGGGGCGCACTGGCCCCTGCGGCCCCCGGCGTACAGCCTGGTACCCTGCAGCCCCCCACCGCCCTGCTGGACTTCCAGCCGCTGGCCTGCTTCCTCAACCACGTCTTGAGCGCCTTCAACGACCTGCGGCTCTGCTGCCCCCTGGGGGCGGCCCAGGACGTCAGCCGTAGCCTGGAAGACGTCCTGAGGACGGTGAGTTGGACTGGAGCCACGCCCCCTTCACACACAACAAGCCACGCCCCTTCCAAAATcagaattagatttttaaaaattacataaataaatgatacGTTAATACAGctgaaaatgattaataatttccCACTAGATAATCAAAgttctttcatcttttaatgCCATATTTccataaagaaataaagctttCTATTTTTACTGCCAGTTTTGGCAGGATGGGTCCTCCAtacattttgtgactttttgatttttctctgctgctgaatGAAACTTGGCTTCTGAGCCGCAGAGCAAATCATCGCCGCCCCGGTCCGTGTTTTGATTAAAGATCAAAGCATTGAATCAGCTGCTGTCTGTTTGctttggttctggtcctggttctgacccgtctcCTCCTGCAGGTGACCCGTGTCATTGTGGCGTTCCACCGGGCTGAGCAGTCGGCCTTcagcagcagagaggaggaTTTGTTCGTCCAGTTCTGCTCGTCATTCGCTGACGACCTTTTGCCCTTCCTTAGCCGCTGCCTGCAGGTTCTGTTCCCTCCGGCCCAGTTGGCGCTGGTTCTGGGTGAGCGAGCGGCCCGCAGCGTACCTGTATACAGTGAGAACCTGGAGGAAGTGTTGTGGGTTCTGATCCAGGCGTCTGTCTCTTCCCAGGTGTTCCTGCATCTCAGCTGCACAGGTACGGCGGTCTGGGCCGCATCGACGTCTCTGCCATCCTGCAGCCGCTGGACTTCATTCTCCCTCAgaaggaaccagaaccagaaccgctgcTACCGGAGGCCGACATCCTGGCCGAGCAGGGCTCGCTCACTCAGCCGAAACCAGAACCTTCTCAGCCGGGCCGCACAGAGACCGCAGCAGAACTGGAGGCTGACACAGAGTGAcgggccagaaccagaacctcggCAGGGTTCTGATGGACTTGCAGAATCATTGTGGGTGATGGGATCTTGAAGTGCAGCTTGTACCCAACCGTCAGAACTGAACTTTCTGGGTCTGCAGAGTTTTCTTGTTCATTAAAACCTCAGTTGTAAGTCTTGTTGTGTTTTACAAACACTGCCACCCGGTGGCCAAACAGCAGAACTACACAGAAGCattcaaactaaatttaatagtaataataaaaataacgaAGCATTTATTTAGCCAGGAGGTTCTGATCCAAGAACTGAAACGGGTTCTAGAAAAGTCCTACAAGTGAACCCAGATGTTCAAgtttagttcagagttttgaaAATATGAGCAGAACGCAAAGAGAGAAATTCATTTTCATGATCTGAAACCAAAGTCCAGAACTGAGCTGGACCTGGTTCCATCACTTCTTCTTGAGGAACTTCCTGCGGGCGGAGTTGGGGTTGGCCCGCCTGCGGCCGGCGCCGCTCTGCCCGTCACGGATTTGCAGGTTGGCGGCGCGGCTGTAGACGTCGTTCTGGCAGAACGGCGACGCTCCGGCCACGTAGTCCGGGTCGAACACGTCCGTCTTCTGCCGGGCCTTCCTGGAGAGCCGCTGCTGCGGGAAGCGCTGGTCCTCCACCAGGTGGGGGTCGGCGGCGTGCTTCCCGCCGCGAGGCAGCGGCAGCGAGTACTGTGGACAGGACGCACAATCAGGGTTAGAGTGCCTTCCTGTCTGAGGAAAGTTCTACCAGAACCAGCTGTGGAACCACACCTGGACCTCCTGAAGGAACAACACTCCCACAGGAAGTGTCCAACGTTCCCAACCAGCTGGTTCAGTCTTCCAGAACCACTGGTTTGAATCAGCTGGCAGAACTGTGGGGTACTGGTCCAGATGGCTCTGTTTTAGcctctgtggttctggttctggttcaagTAGTTTAACAGCTTCAACTGGACTCCTAATTTAACCTTTAACCCTTCAATCCAGCAGGAACATTGCCTGGCAGCCTTAGGCCCCAAACCGGTTCTGAGAACAGCAGAACCTGCAGGTTGAGTTTGACCCACCTGGAGGTTCTAcaggggttaaaggtcaaagCGTCTCACCCTGGTTCCTCGGGGGTTCATGACCTTGGGGTTCTTGGAGAAGTGCATCTGGATGCTGCCGTCATCGCCAACGGTAACCGCCAGCTTCTTCAGGGTCTGGTTGCCGCAGTGAGGGCAGAACGCTTTGCTCATGTTGCTGGTCGTCCTGGAAACCAAACCGGAAAACGAACCGGGTCAGGCGGGCGGGCACACACGTGGCCCGCAGGCGGTTCTGCGACTGCTTACCTGAAGCAGGCGTGGCACCGCAGGATGTAGCTGCGGGCGCGGCGAATCACCAGGCCGCCGACGGACAGAACATGGAGGCCCATCTGGATCAGAACGTTCTGGAGACAGAGACGGGTCAGACGCCGGACCGAGCAGAACCGACCGAGCAGAACTGAAAGAGACTCACCTGCATGGCGAAGTCGGTGGTCAGGCACCCCACTCTGACATCAGCTGCCTCCGTCCAATCAGACGACTCCATCTTCACCTGCCTGATGTTGCTGGGAGTGATCcagccatcatcatcatcatcatcatcatcgtcgtctGATTGGTCCTCTGCCAGCCCAGGCTCCgccctcctctcctccacctGGGTCGAGGCTCCGCCCACATCCTGTAAACTAACAGGTTAGTGGCTGCCTCTCGGAGGAATCGGGCccagcagaaccgggtcacTGATGAAGACTCACCACGAGGGCCAGCAGGTCCTGGTCCACGCTGGGAACCGGGTCTCTCCAGAACCGGAAGCTGCTGAAGTCTTCGTCTGTCTCTGAGGATGCCGGGATGTCTGGCTGCTGATCCGGGTCGGCCGGATCCTGacgaaacagaaccagaaccggttaGCACCAGAGGTCCAGCGGATCTGTCTGCAGAACCGCCACCCACCAGCAGGTCCA
This genomic stretch from Xiphophorus hellerii strain 12219 chromosome 4, Xiphophorus_hellerii-4.1, whole genome shotgun sequence harbors:
- the cog8 gene encoding conserved oligomeric Golgi complex subunit 8 yields the protein MDVEDESILVSVFKDSFPDSWRDNPDFSAYLSELSACGLDKLGREPERLAEERNQILQQTRELAFSNYQTFIRTADCTEHIYRDFGRVEGSVSRLLDKLPRFGERCRTFMTEAEEIAVSRRMNSLTLNRHTEILEILEIPQLMDTCVRNGYYEEALELAAYVRRLERKHAALPVIQDIVWDVRQAAQLMLNQLLQQLRSNAQLPVCLRVIGYLRRMDVFTEAELRVKFLQARGGWLSSVLDAVPDDDPYVHITKTVEACRVHLFDIITQYRAIFSDDDPLAGPPGEAAIFHGWVAQRVAEFLVTLQRDLRRGVGPRLDSLLGQCMYFGLSFSRVGADFRGQLAPLFQQVALEAFQAALQEAADRFQEDMNRYTLVALPVALGGALAPAAPGVQPGTLQPPTALLDFQPLACFLNHVLSAFNDLRLCCPLGAAQDVSRSLEDVLRTVTRVIVAFHRAEQSAFSSREEDLFVQFCSSFADDLLPFLSRCLQVLFPPAQLALVLGVPASQLHRYGGLGRIDVSAILQPLDFILPQKEPEPEPLLPEADILAEQGSLTQPKPEPSQPGRTETAAELEADTE
- the nob1 gene encoding RNA-binding protein NOB1 isoform X1 encodes the protein MAPTLVEHVVADAGAFLKQAQLQEFGQNIYTLREVLDEIRDRTTRRSLAVLPYQLTFREPNPEHIRTVTEFSKKTGDYPSLSATDIKVLALTYQLQLEHVGSQNLKAEPDLKVTIQSTQRHPEAPVHIAGFHLPSRRTVDTTNARHTRSEPSTQTDPDQFNSFQFWRQPLPSLQGDLLDLLDPADPDQQPDIPASSETDEDFSSFRFWRDPVPSVDQDLLALVDVGGASTQVEERRAEPGLAEDQSDDDDDDDDDDGWITPSNIRQVKMESSDWTEAADVRVGCLTTDFAMQNVLIQMGLHVLSVGGLVIRRARSYILRCHACFRTTSNMSKAFCPHCGNQTLKKLAVTVGDDGSIQMHFSKNPKVMNPRGTRYSLPLPRGGKHAADPHLVEDQRFPQQRLSRKARQKTDVFDPDYVAGASPFCQNDVYSRAANLQIRDGQSGAGRRRANPNSARRKFLKKK
- the nob1 gene encoding RNA-binding protein NOB1 isoform X2; translated protein: MAPTLVEHVVADAGAFLKQAQLQEFGQNIYTLREVLDEIRDRTTRRSLAVLPYQLTFREPNPEHIRTVTEFSKKTGDYPSLSATDIKVLALTYQLQLEHVGSQNLKAEPDLKVTIQSTQRHPEAPVHIAGFHLPSRRTVDTTNARHTRSEPSTQTDPDQFNSFQFWRQPLPSLQGDLLDLLDPADPDQQPDIPASSETDEDFSSFRFWRDPVPSVDQDLLALVDVGGASTQVEERRAEPGLAEDQSDDDDDDDDDDGWITPSNIRQVKMESSDWTEAADVRVGCLTTDFAMQNVLIQMGLHVLSVGGLVIRRARSYILRCHACFRTTSNMSKAFCPHCGNQTLKKLAVTVGDDGSIQMHFSKNPKVMNPRGTRVRRFDL